Proteins from a single region of Streptomyces vinaceus:
- the hisC gene encoding histidinol-phosphate transaminase translates to MSEKSPKLRAELDGIPTYKPGKPAAAGGPVAYKLSSNENPYPPLSGVLETAVAAAGQFNRYPDMACTGLVNELAERFGVPVEHIATGTGSVGVAQSLIQSTAGPGDEVIYAWRSFEAYPIITQISGATSVQVPLTEGDVHDLDAMFDAITERTRLIFVCNPNNPTGTAVRRAELERFLDRVPSDILVVLDEAYREFVRDTEVPDGIELYRSRPNVCVLRTFSKAYGLAGLRVGFAVAHEPVAAALRKTAVPFGVSQLAQDAAVASLRAEDELMGRVGALVGERARVHKTLLGQGWTVPDTQANFVWMRLGERTADFAAACEKAGVVVRPFAGEGLRVTIGESEANDIFLHTAEAFFKEM, encoded by the coding sequence GTGAGCGAGAAGAGCCCGAAGCTGCGCGCCGAGCTGGACGGCATTCCCACCTACAAGCCCGGGAAGCCCGCTGCCGCGGGCGGTCCGGTCGCGTACAAGCTGTCCTCGAACGAGAACCCGTACCCGCCGCTGTCCGGGGTGCTGGAGACCGCGGTCGCTGCGGCCGGACAGTTCAACCGCTACCCCGACATGGCCTGCACGGGCCTGGTCAACGAGCTCGCCGAGCGGTTCGGGGTCCCGGTCGAGCACATCGCCACCGGCACGGGCTCCGTGGGCGTGGCCCAGTCGCTGATCCAGTCGACGGCCGGCCCGGGCGACGAGGTCATCTACGCCTGGCGCTCCTTCGAGGCGTACCCGATCATCACGCAGATCTCGGGTGCCACGTCCGTGCAGGTCCCGCTGACCGAGGGGGACGTGCACGACCTCGACGCGATGTTCGACGCGATCACCGAGCGGACCCGACTGATCTTCGTCTGCAACCCCAACAACCCGACCGGCACCGCGGTGCGCCGCGCCGAGCTGGAGCGGTTCCTGGACCGCGTGCCCTCCGACATCCTGGTGGTGCTGGACGAGGCCTACCGCGAGTTCGTCCGCGACACGGAGGTCCCGGACGGCATCGAGCTCTACCGCAGCCGTCCGAACGTCTGCGTGCTGCGGACGTTCTCCAAGGCGTACGGGCTCGCCGGCCTGCGCGTGGGCTTCGCGGTGGCACACGAGCCGGTCGCCGCGGCCCTGCGCAAGACGGCTGTGCCGTTCGGCGTCAGCCAGCTCGCCCAGGACGCGGCGGTCGCCTCGCTGCGGGCCGAGGACGAGCTGATGGGCCGGGTCGGGGCACTGGTGGGCGAGCGCGCACGGGTCCACAAGACGCTGCTCGGGCAGGGCTGGACCGTGCCGGACACCCAGGCGAACTTCGTGTGGATGCGGCTGGGGGAGCGGACCGCCGATTTCGCGGCGGCCTGCGAGAAGGCCGGTGTGGTGGTCCGGCCCTTCGCGGGCGAGGGCCTGCGGGTCACGATCGGTGAGTCCGAGGCGAACGACATCTTCCTGCACACGGCCGAGGCCTTCTTCAAGGAGATGTAG
- a CDS encoding cyclophilin-like fold protein, with amino-acid sequence MRIRISWPAGQLTATLDETPTSKALAEALPISASAHTWGEEVYFDTGVSVALEHDARQVVEPGTVAFWTEGDALALPYGPTPISRAGESRLASPCNVLGSFEGDPRLLSTVRDGDPIRVELA; translated from the coding sequence ATGAGGATTCGTATCTCCTGGCCCGCGGGCCAGCTCACGGCAACCCTTGACGAGACCCCGACCAGCAAGGCGCTGGCCGAGGCCCTCCCGATCTCCGCCTCCGCCCATACCTGGGGCGAGGAGGTCTACTTCGACACCGGCGTCTCGGTGGCGCTGGAACACGACGCCCGGCAGGTCGTCGAGCCGGGCACGGTCGCGTTCTGGACCGAGGGCGACGCACTCGCGCTGCCCTACGGCCCGACCCCCATATCGCGCGCAGGCGAGAGCCGCCTGGCGAGCCCGTGCAATGTGCTCGGCTCGTTCGAGGGCGACCCCCGCCTGCTGTCCACCGTCCGCGACGGCGATCCGATCCGCGTGGAGCTGGCGTAG
- a CDS encoding cytochrome ubiquinol oxidase subunit I — translation MDVALAPETLARWQFGITTVYHFLFVPLTISLAALTAGLQTAWVRSGKEKYLRATKFWGKLFLINIAMGVVTGIVQEFQFGMNWSDYSRFVGDIFGAPLAFEALIAFFFESTFIGLWIFGWDKLPKKIHLACIWMVSIGTILSAYFILAANSWMQHPVGYRINEERGRAELTDFWLVLTQNTALTQFFHTITAAFLVGGAFMVGISAFHLARKKHVPVMRTSLRLGLITLIIAGMGTAISGDLLGKVMFKQQPMKMAAAEALWDGEAPAPFSVFAYGDVEKGHNKVAIEIPGLLSFLANDDFTSFVPGINDVNKAEQEKFGPGDYRPNIPVAYWGFRWMIGFGMASLAVGVLGLWLTRKKFMLPPGLRTGEDEVPHLVLFKKVLSPRFATWYWIVALWTMGFPLIANSWGWIFTEMGRQPWVVYGVLRTRDAVSPHVSQAEVLTSMIGFTLLYAVLAVIEVRLLVKYVKLGPPELTEADLNPPTKIGGDDKNPDRPMAFSY, via the coding sequence GTGGACGTAGCTTTGGCGCCAGAGACGTTGGCGCGATGGCAGTTCGGCATCACCACCGTCTACCACTTCCTCTTCGTTCCCCTGACGATCTCGCTCGCCGCGCTCACGGCAGGCCTTCAGACCGCCTGGGTGCGTTCGGGGAAAGAGAAGTACCTCAGAGCCACCAAGTTCTGGGGCAAGCTCTTCTTGATCAATATCGCCATGGGTGTCGTCACGGGCATCGTGCAGGAGTTCCAGTTCGGTATGAACTGGTCCGACTACTCGCGCTTCGTCGGTGACATCTTCGGGGCGCCGCTGGCCTTCGAGGCGCTGATCGCCTTCTTCTTCGAGTCGACCTTCATCGGCCTGTGGATCTTCGGCTGGGACAAGCTGCCGAAGAAGATCCACCTGGCCTGCATCTGGATGGTCTCGATCGGCACCATCCTCTCCGCGTACTTCATCCTCGCGGCCAATTCCTGGATGCAGCACCCGGTCGGCTACCGGATCAACGAGGAGCGGGGCCGGGCCGAGCTCACCGACTTCTGGCTGGTCCTCACCCAGAACACCGCGCTCACCCAGTTCTTCCACACCATCACGGCCGCCTTCCTGGTCGGCGGCGCCTTCATGGTCGGCATCTCCGCCTTCCACCTGGCCCGCAAGAAGCACGTTCCCGTGATGCGGACCTCGCTGCGGCTCGGCCTGATCACGCTGATCATCGCCGGCATGGGCACCGCCATCAGCGGTGACCTGCTCGGCAAGGTGATGTTCAAGCAGCAGCCGATGAAGATGGCAGCCGCCGAGGCGCTCTGGGACGGCGAGGCGCCCGCGCCCTTCTCCGTCTTCGCCTACGGAGACGTGGAAAAGGGCCACAACAAGGTCGCCATAGAGATCCCGGGCCTGCTGTCCTTCCTGGCCAACGACGACTTCACCTCCTTCGTCCCCGGCATCAACGACGTCAACAAGGCCGAACAGGAGAAGTTCGGGCCCGGCGACTACCGGCCCAACATCCCCGTGGCCTACTGGGGCTTCCGCTGGATGATCGGCTTCGGCATGGCCTCGCTCGCCGTCGGCGTGCTGGGGCTCTGGCTCACCCGGAAGAAGTTCATGCTGCCCCCGGGGCTGCGCACCGGCGAGGACGAGGTCCCGCACCTGGTCCTCTTCAAGAAGGTGCTCAGTCCCCGCTTCGCCACCTGGTACTGGATCGTCGCCCTCTGGACCATGGGCTTCCCGCTCATCGCCAACTCCTGGGGCTGGATCTTCACCGAGATGGGCCGCCAGCCCTGGGTGGTCTACGGGGTCCTGCGCACCCGGGACGCGGTCTCGCCCCACGTCTCCCAGGCCGAGGTACTCACCTCGATGATCGGGTTCACGCTCCTGTACGCCGTGCTCGCGGTGATCGAGGTCCGGCTCCTCGTGAAGTACGTGAAGCTCGGCCCGCCCGAGCTGACCGAGGCCGACCTCAACCCGCCCACCAAGATCGGCGGGGACGACAAGAACCCCGACCGGCCGATGGCCTTCTCCTACTGA
- a CDS encoding LacI family DNA-binding transcriptional regulator, protein MTAAGKHQVSRTETTRRAAGRQGRAGIRDVAAAAGVSITTVSDALNGKGRLPDATRRHVREVADRLGYRPSAAARTLRTGKSGLIGLTVTTYGDEPFTFTEFAYFAEMARAATSAALARGYALVILPATSRHDVWSNVALDGTVVIDPSDHDPVVSELVRQGLPVVSDGRPAGSLPVTAWVDNDHEAAVLNLLDHLAAAGARRIGLLTGTTTDTYTRLSTTAYLNWCERVGQDPVYESYPAHDPCAGAVAADRLLARPDRPDAVYGLFDPNGTDLLAAARRYGLRVPEDLLLVCCSESTVYANTEPPITTLSLKPRRIGTAVVQLLIDAIEGVDTGRPVEQVVPTELIVRTSSQRRQPRTTVSPPRSPAKD, encoded by the coding sequence ATGACAGCAGCAGGGAAGCATCAGGTGAGCCGGACCGAGACCACCCGGCGGGCCGCCGGCCGACAGGGCCGGGCCGGCATCAGGGACGTGGCCGCCGCGGCGGGCGTCTCGATCACGACCGTCTCCGACGCGCTCAATGGCAAGGGACGGCTGCCGGACGCCACCCGCCGCCACGTTCGCGAGGTCGCCGACCGGCTGGGCTACCGCCCTTCCGCCGCGGCCCGCACCCTCCGTACGGGCAAGTCGGGCCTCATCGGCCTGACCGTGACCACGTACGGGGATGAACCTTTCACCTTCACCGAATTCGCGTACTTCGCCGAGATGGCCAGGGCCGCCACCTCCGCCGCGCTCGCCCGCGGCTACGCCCTGGTCATCCTCCCCGCCACATCCCGACACGACGTGTGGTCCAACGTGGCCCTCGACGGCACCGTCGTCATCGACCCCTCCGACCACGATCCCGTCGTCAGCGAACTGGTCCGACAGGGACTCCCCGTCGTCTCCGACGGCCGTCCGGCGGGCTCCCTCCCCGTCACCGCCTGGGTCGACAACGACCACGAGGCCGCCGTACTCAACCTGCTCGACCACCTCGCCGCCGCCGGCGCCCGCCGGATCGGTCTGCTGACCGGCACCACCACGGACACCTACACCCGGTTGTCGACCACCGCCTACCTCAACTGGTGCGAGCGCGTCGGCCAGGACCCCGTCTACGAGTCCTACCCCGCCCACGACCCGTGCGCGGGCGCCGTCGCCGCGGACCGGCTGCTCGCCCGGCCCGACCGGCCCGACGCCGTCTACGGGCTCTTCGACCCCAACGGGACCGATCTGCTCGCCGCCGCCCGCCGGTACGGCCTGCGCGTTCCCGAGGACCTGCTGCTCGTCTGCTGCAGCGAGTCCACCGTGTACGCCAACACCGAACCGCCCATCACCACCCTCTCCCTCAAACCGCGCCGCATCGGCACGGCCGTCGTACAGCTCCTGATCGACGCCATCGAGGGGGTGGACACCGGCCGCCCGGTCGAACAGGTCGTCCCGACCGAGCTGATCGTCCGCACTTCCTCACAGCGCAGGCAGCCCCGGACGACCGTCAGCCCGCCCCGTTCGCCGGCCAAGGACTGA
- the cydB gene encoding cytochrome d ubiquinol oxidase subunit II → MQLHDVWFVLIAVLWTGYFFLEGFDFGVGVLTKLLARDRTEKRVLINTIGPVWDGNEVWLLTAGGATFAAFPEWYATLFSGFYLPLLLILVCLIIRGVAFEYRHKRDEDRWQTNWEHAIFWTSLIPAFLWGVAFANIVRGVKIDEDMNYVGSLFDLLNVYSLLGGLVTLTLFTFHGAVFTSLKTVGDIRERSRTLATRLGVLTAVLALVFLIWTQVSHGDAKSLIAMVVAVVALVGALGFNLAGREGWSFALSGVTIAAAVAMLFLTLFPNVMPSSLNEAWNLTVTNASSSPYTLKIMTWCAGVATPLVLLYQGWTYWVFRKRIGTQHIADAH, encoded by the coding sequence ATGCAACTCCATGACGTCTGGTTCGTGCTCATCGCCGTCCTGTGGACCGGCTACTTCTTCCTGGAGGGCTTCGACTTCGGAGTCGGTGTCCTGACCAAGCTCCTCGCCCGCGACCGCACCGAGAAGCGGGTCCTGATCAACACGATCGGGCCCGTGTGGGACGGCAACGAGGTCTGGCTGCTCACCGCCGGCGGTGCCACGTTCGCCGCCTTCCCGGAGTGGTACGCCACCCTCTTCTCGGGGTTCTACCTGCCGCTGCTTCTCATCCTGGTCTGCCTGATCATCCGAGGCGTCGCCTTCGAGTACCGGCACAAGCGGGACGAGGACCGGTGGCAGACCAACTGGGAACACGCCATCTTCTGGACCTCGCTGATCCCCGCGTTCCTGTGGGGCGTGGCCTTCGCCAACATCGTGCGCGGCGTGAAGATCGACGAGGACATGAACTACGTCGGCAGCCTTTTCGACCTGCTCAACGTCTACTCCCTGCTCGGCGGCCTCGTCACCCTCACCCTCTTCACCTTCCACGGGGCGGTGTTCACCTCCCTCAAGACGGTCGGGGACATACGGGAGCGCTCGCGGACGCTGGCGACCCGGCTGGGTGTGCTCACCGCCGTACTGGCCCTCGTCTTCCTGATCTGGACGCAGGTCTCGCACGGTGACGCCAAGAGCCTGATCGCCATGGTCGTCGCCGTCGTGGCCCTGGTCGGGGCCTTGGGCTTCAACCTCGCGGGCCGCGAGGGCTGGTCGTTCGCCCTGTCAGGGGTCACCATCGCGGCCGCGGTCGCGATGCTCTTCCTGACGCTCTTCCCGAACGTGATGCCGTCCTCGCTGAACGAGGCCTGGAACCTCACGGTCACCAACGCCTCGTCCAGCCCGTACACGTTGAAGATCATGACCTGGTGCGCGGGAGTGGCCACGCCGCTCGTCCTGCTCTACCAGGGATGGACGTACTGGGTGTTCCGCAAGCGGATCGGTACGCAGCACATCGCTGACGCGCACTGA
- a CDS encoding metallophosphoesterase: MTQGAGQGPAMRTETLRDFRVPVAEPVPYGVPGALPEEAPVYGEYPAYYGEGAPLPPQPSVPPQPAGPPQPPVGQAPASDGPAPADGDGTGEDYDEGYTPTQRDLPVIGRGGPGDTVQVQYVPQESPASGPGPLYVVGDVHGYLDELVHELQAQGLIDADRRWSAGNARIWFLGDFTDRGPDGIGVIDLVMRLSAEAAAAGGYCKALMGNHELLLIGAKRFGDTPVASGAGTATFQAAWLLNGGQRTDMERLEDVHLQWMQRLDAAVLEDGHLLLHSDTTAYLDYGDSVEDVNDTIHELLNRNDADITWDLFRKFTKRFAFRDEETGPQAVRELLDTYGGGRVVHGHSPIPYLLGEVGTEDGDASRGPEAVNGPHVYAEGLAIAMDGGVTMAGKLLVVQLPLND; this comes from the coding sequence ATGACTCAGGGGGCCGGTCAGGGACCCGCTATGCGGACGGAGACGCTGCGGGACTTCCGGGTTCCGGTCGCCGAGCCCGTCCCGTACGGCGTGCCCGGCGCGCTTCCCGAAGAAGCCCCGGTGTACGGCGAGTACCCCGCGTACTACGGGGAGGGCGCACCGCTGCCCCCTCAGCCCTCCGTGCCGCCCCAGCCCGCCGGACCCCCGCAGCCGCCCGTGGGCCAGGCTCCCGCCTCCGACGGACCCGCCCCGGCCGACGGGGACGGGACGGGCGAGGACTACGACGAGGGCTACACGCCGACCCAGCGCGATCTGCCGGTCATCGGCCGCGGCGGACCGGGCGACACCGTCCAGGTCCAGTACGTACCCCAGGAGTCCCCGGCCTCCGGCCCCGGACCGCTGTACGTCGTCGGCGACGTCCACGGCTATCTGGACGAGCTCGTCCACGAGCTCCAGGCGCAGGGCCTCATCGACGCCGACCGCCGCTGGTCGGCCGGCAACGCACGCATCTGGTTCCTCGGCGACTTCACCGACCGCGGCCCCGACGGCATCGGCGTCATCGACCTCGTGATGCGGCTGTCCGCCGAGGCCGCCGCCGCCGGCGGCTACTGCAAGGCCCTCATGGGCAACCACGAGCTGCTGCTGATCGGCGCCAAGCGGTTCGGCGACACCCCGGTCGCCTCGGGCGCCGGCACCGCCACCTTCCAGGCCGCCTGGCTCCTCAACGGCGGCCAGCGCACCGACATGGAGCGCCTGGAGGACGTGCACCTGCAGTGGATGCAGCGCCTGGACGCGGCCGTGCTGGAGGACGGGCACCTGCTGCTCCACTCCGACACCACCGCGTACCTCGACTACGGCGATTCCGTCGAGGACGTCAACGACACCATCCACGAGCTGCTCAACCGCAACGACGCCGACATCACCTGGGACCTGTTCCGCAAGTTCACCAAGCGGTTCGCGTTCCGCGACGAGGAGACCGGCCCCCAGGCCGTACGCGAACTCCTCGACACCTACGGCGGTGGCCGCGTGGTGCACGGGCACAGCCCGATCCCGTACCTGCTGGGCGAGGTGGGTACCGAGGACGGCGACGCGTCGCGCGGTCCGGAAGCCGTGAACGGGCCGCACGTGTACGCGGAGGGGCTCGCCATCGCGATGGACGGCGGGGTCACGATGGCCGGCAAACTGCTGGTGGTGCAACTCCCCCTGAACGACTGA